The Erigeron canadensis isolate Cc75 chromosome 4, C_canadensis_v1, whole genome shotgun sequence genome window below encodes:
- the LOC122595890 gene encoding uncharacterized protein LOC122595890, with protein sequence MLHSPPHLLSSTTTFLPHISLHPKFHFLKTTRPNKQFPATLHLSHHPLLAQLSDVTTSPADGPVELPFSLPSFISADDNPSTIQVATSVLLTGAISVFLFRALRRRARRAKELRFRSTGAKKTLKEEALESLKAMTPVEENAPPSALQALLGGLSAGVIALILYKFTATIEASLNRQTISDNFSVRQITITIRTIINGICYLATFVFGINSLGLILYSGQLALNSIMGDSPNDVTQNTDKTQLNSSDSELNMNGGDQDSSSKEQ encoded by the exons ATGTTGCATTCACCACCACACCTCCTCTCCTCCACCACCACTTTTCTTCCCCACATTTCCCTTCACCCAAAGTTCCATTTCTTAAAAACTACACGACCCAACAAACAATTTCCAGCCACACTTCACTTATCTCATCATCCTTTACTTGCTCAACTTTCCGATGTCACCACTTCACCGGCTGACGGCCCAGTCGAGCTCCCATTTTCCTTGCCGTCTTTTATCTCCGCAGACGATAATCCTTCCACTATCCAAGTCGCCACCAGCGTCCTCCTCACCGGCGCCATCTCCGTTTTCCTCTTTCGTGCCCTCCGCCGCCGTGCTAGACGCGCCAAAGAACTG AGATTTAGATCAACAGGAGCTAAAAAGACATTGAAAGAGGAAGCACTAGAGAGTTTGAAAGCAATGACACCGGTTGAGGAAAATGCTCCTCCGTCGGCTCTTCAGGCATTGCTAGGAGGTCTGTCTGCAGGTGTTATTGCGCTTATTCTGTATAAGTTCACAGCCACCATTGAAGCTTCTTTGAACAGGCAAACGATTTCAGATAATTTCTCG GTGCGACAAATCACAATAACAATAAG GACGATCATTAACGGGATATGCTACCTTGCCACGTTTGTTTTTGGCATCAACTCTTTAGGGCTAATACTTTACTCAGGCCAGCTTGCTCTTAACTCGATAATGGGAGATTCTCCAAATGACGTAACACAGAACACAGATAAAACACAACTGAACTCCAGTGATTCTGAATTGAACATGAACGGTGGAGATCAAGATTCAAGTAGCAAGGAACAATAA
- the LOC122595863 gene encoding reticulon-4-interacting protein 1, mitochondrial, producing the protein MRWSILKKISSNSINRNQLGERSIVTACRGVLLPRFGGPDVLEIHDNVAVPDLRPNEVLVRVRAVSVNPLDTRMRAGYGRSLFESLLPLVLGRDVSGEVAAVGSSVQALNVGQEVFGALHPTAVRGTYADYAILAEDQLTSKPSMISHVEACAIPFAALTAWRALKSTARITKGQRVLVVGGGGAVGYSAIQLAVAAGCAVSATCESESIERLLAAGAEQALDYTSEDLEVTLKGQYNAVLDTIGIQQTERLGINLLKRGGHYMTLQGESASLSDRYGLAIGLPTATAIMLKKQLQYRLSHGIEYWWTYMRTDAEGLHEIRRLTEAGKLKVPVEKTFPITQVREAHDAKDKRIIPGKVVLEVD; encoded by the exons atgcGTTGGTcaatacttaaaaaaatatcatcaaaTTCAATCAACAGAAACCAATTAGGAGAAAGAAGTATTGTGACGGCGTGCAGAGGCGTACTGTTGCCGCGGTTCGGTGGGCCAGATGTCCTTGAGATTCATGATAATGTTGCCGTTCCTGATCTCAGACCCAATGAGGTCCTTGTTCGTGTTCGTGCCGTTTCCGTCAATCCCTTAGATACTAGA aTGCGAGCAGGTTATGGTCGTTCTCTGTTTGAGTCACTTCTTCCACTAGTTTTGGGCCGTGATGTTAGTGGTGAAGTTGCAGCAGTTGGAAGTTCTGTTCAGGCTCTTAATGTCGGGCAGGAAGTTTTTGGTGCTCTACATCCAACCGCTGTGAGAGGTACTTATGCTGATTATGCTATTCTCGCAGAAGATCAGCTTACATCAAAACCATCAATGATCTCACATGTG GAAGCATGTGCAATCCCTTTTGCTGCCCTGACAGCATGGCGTGCTCTTAAATCTACTGCTAGGATAACTAAGGG ACAAAGAGTTCTGGTGGTGGGTGGAGGAGGAGCTGTAGGTTACTCTGCCATTCAGCTTGCTGTTGCAGCTGGCTGTGCAGTTTCAGCTAcctgtgaaagtgaaagtataGAGCGCCTTCTGGCAGCTGGTGCTGAACAGGCACTCGATTATACTTCTGAG GATCTGGAAGTAACCTTGAAAGGGCAATACAATGCTGTCTTAGACACAATTGGTATACAACAAACTGAACGGCTGGGCATCAATCTATTAAAGAGAGGTGGACATTATATGACACTGCAG GGGGAgtcagcatctttatctgataGATATGGTTTGGCTATCGGCCTTCCTACTGCCACTGCCATTATGCTCAAGAAACAGCTTCAATATCGACTATCTCATGGAATAG AATATTGGTGGACTTACATGAGGACGGATGCAGAAGGTTTACACGAAATTCGAAGACTAACTGAAGCCGGGAAGCTCAAAGTACCCGTGGAAAAGACATTCCCAATCACACAAGTTCGTGAGGCCCACGATGCTAAAGATAAGAGGATAATTCCTGGTAAAGTTGTTCTTGAAGTTGATTGA
- the LOC122597530 gene encoding uncharacterized protein LOC122597530 has product MRITSKSILSPGRAGVRDHRQPNSLSTSLSRRLKKSGSIKGGASPAMFTSKKRGSFENQEPSSPKVTCIGQVRVKSKKKQAKKLRSLSRRHSLGDVGFGKLDHSVHGVGLRSQNVEKSLDLGSNGGQTMYGQSQRESQDNQESCSKSWVHFPVTICDALRAFGSEFSCLFPCRKEGKMVVAEDGHRQGSCGAFARWLVAVQDGGSGGGGERDIELVVGEEEEDEDERFVKKSRRHVFEDLEIVNDRIEGHKDEARVSICVPPKNALLLMRCRSDPVKVEALANRSWEPSFDKNYEEDDGEEIVVFEDCKVIEDLEVGKPQVLVFNQDQDNLQQDEVNQAQELDNVQDDEVCEVQAFDNLQENEVGQVQEYENVQENELGQENVEENEMGQEDMQENEMGQEIVPENETGQSQEHEKLEEDEVRQDEEESLYLELLFEEILEDQDNEIQEQNESTMVANVANIFEAYEEEMAKQSTNGALEKETEKVLPQCLLMMMYEPKLSMEVSRETWVCSKDFKQHSSRKKPPPAPVAAPTTAEGGIGSSGNANATLKDMMKVADGGFSAALQQPARSSCSLPAAPSMAAVLGQKLADAVGYEPFVLTRCKSEPMKTAAAKLLPESCVWENRKVEQLSRVTFGVGSARLGF; this is encoded by the coding sequence ATGAGAATCACATCTAAATCAATCTTGAGCCCAGGGCGAGCTGGGGTTCGAGACCACCGCCAGCCTAACTCACTCTCAACTTCACTTAGCCGGAGACTTAAAAAAAGTGGCAGCATTAAAGGTGGTGCATCACCAGCTATGTTTACTAGTAAGAAAAGAGGCAGTTTTGAAAACCAAGAACCATCTTCACCTAAAGTTACCTGCATTGGTCAAGTTAGAGTTAAGTCCAagaaaaaacaagctaaaaagcTGAGAAGCTTATCAAGGAGACATAGTTTAGGTGATGTTGGTTTTGGAAAGTTGGACCATTCTGTTCATGGGGTTGGTTTAAGAAGTCAAAATGTTGAAAAAAGTTTGGATCTTGGGTCAAATGGTGGTCAAACAATGTATGGTCAAAGTCAAAGAGAAAGTCAAGATAATCAAGAAAGTTGTTCAAAGAGTTGGGTGCATTTTCCTGTGACAATTTGTGATGCTTTAAGGGCTTTTGGATCTGAGTTTAGTTGTTTGTTTCCTTGCCGGAAAGAGGGAAAGATGGTGGTGGCTGAAGATGGTCACCGGCAAGGTTCTTGTGGTGCATTTGCACGGTGGTTGGTGGCGGTGCAAGATGGtggtagtggcggtggtggtgaaaGAGATATTGAGTTGGTGGTTGGTGAAGAGGAGGAGGATGAAGATgaaagatttgttaagaaatcaaGAAGGCATGTATTTGAAGATTTGGAGATTGTGAATGATAGAATTGAAGGTCATAAAGATGAAGCTAGAGTTAGTATTTGTGTGCCACCAAAAAATGCTTTGTTGTTAATGAGATGTAGATCTGACCCTGTTAAAGTTGAAGCTCTTGCTAATAGGTCTTGGGAACCaagttttgataaaaattatgaagaagatgatggaGAAGAAATagttgtttttgaagattgtaAGGTGATAGAAGATCTTGAAGTGGGCAAGCCTCAAGTTTTGGTCTTTAATCAAGATCAAGACAATTTGCAACAAGATGAAGTAAATCAAGCTCAAGAACTTGATAATGTGCAAGATGATGAAGTATGTGAAGTTCAAGCTTTTGATAATTTGCAAGAAAATGAAGTGGGCCAAGTTCAAGAATATGAAAATGTGCAAGAAAATGAATTGGGTCAAGAAAATGTGGAAGAAAATGAAATGGGTCAAGAAGATATGCAAGAAAATGAAATGGGTCAAGAAATTGTGCCAGAAAATGAAACGGGTCAATCTCAAGAACATGAAAAACTGGAAGAAGATGAAGTGCGtcaagatgaagaagaaagttTGTATCTTGAGTTATTATTTGAAGAAATCTTGGAAGATCAAGATAATGAGATTCAAGAACAAAATGAGTCAACAATGGTGGCCAATGTAGCAAACATCTTTGAAGCTTATGAAGAAGAAATGGCTAAACAAAGTACTAATGGAGCTTTAGAGAAAGAAACTGAGAAAGTATTGCCACAATGTTTATTAATGATGATGTATGAGCCAAAGTTATCAATGGAAGTTTCAAGAGAAACATGGGTGTGTAGCAAAGATTTCAAGCAACATTCTTCTAGAAAAAAGCCACCTCCGGCGCCGGTGGCGGCGCCAACGACGGCGGAAGGTGGTATTGGGTCAAGTGGTAATGCAAATGCTACTCTTAAAGATATGATGAAGGTGGCTGATGGTGGGTTTTCGGCGGCTTTACAGCAGCCGGCGCGATCATCGTGTTCTTTGCCGGCGGCGCCATCAATGGCGGCGGTGTTAGGGCAGAAGTTGGCGGATGCGGTGGGTTATGAGCCGTTTGTGTTGACTAGGTGTAAGTCAGAGCCAATGAAAACGGCGGCGGCTAAGCTGTTACCggagagttgtgtttgggaaaaCAGGAAGGTAGAGCAACTGAGCCGAGTTACATTTGGTGTCGGCTCGGCTCGGCTAGGGTTTTGA